In Virgibacillus sp. NKC19-16, a single genomic region encodes these proteins:
- a CDS encoding glycerol dehydrogenase produces MSEIIFTSPSKYIQGKNALKNIGEHVKGIGKKALILSDEVVWGITGETIEESLKSANMDYHYVEFNGEASLTEMDRVTKEGKENSDDVVVGVGGGKTLDTAKGVAEGLEVPVVIVPTTASTDAPTSALSVVYSEEGVFESYKFYDKNPDLVLVDTKAVAGAPPALFAAGIADAMATWVEARATIKSNGDAMAGGKTSIAAEAIAKACEETIFNYGEAAYKAVQEGLVTKHVEAVVEANTLLSGLGFESGGLAGAHAIHNGLTVLEGDIHDLSHGEKVAYGTLVHLMLELHPKDELLKYLEFYKKLGMPTTLKEMHLDEFSYEELLKVGEAATQEGETMGNLSADITADDVATAILAVDQLSN; encoded by the coding sequence GTGTCAGAGATTATTTTTACCTCACCAAGTAAATATATACAAGGAAAAAACGCATTAAAGAATATTGGTGAGCATGTAAAGGGAATTGGGAAAAAGGCTCTTATTCTTTCAGATGAAGTTGTCTGGGGAATTACTGGAGAAACGATTGAAGAAAGCTTGAAATCGGCAAATATGGATTATCATTATGTCGAGTTTAATGGTGAAGCTTCTCTTACGGAAATGGATCGTGTAACAAAAGAAGGGAAGGAAAATTCGGATGATGTAGTGGTTGGTGTCGGTGGAGGGAAGACGCTAGATACTGCCAAAGGTGTCGCAGAAGGACTTGAGGTACCAGTTGTTATTGTTCCAACTACTGCTTCCACGGATGCCCCAACCAGTGCCTTATCTGTGGTTTATAGTGAAGAGGGAGTGTTTGAGTCCTATAAATTTTACGATAAAAATCCGGATTTGGTATTAGTTGACACGAAAGCTGTAGCTGGGGCGCCACCTGCTTTATTTGCTGCGGGCATTGCTGATGCGATGGCTACATGGGTAGAAGCCAGAGCTACCATTAAAAGTAATGGAGATGCCATGGCGGGTGGTAAAACAAGCATTGCAGCAGAAGCGATTGCCAAAGCTTGCGAGGAGACCATCTTTAATTATGGAGAAGCAGCATATAAAGCAGTACAGGAAGGACTTGTCACCAAGCATGTAGAGGCAGTCGTTGAAGCAAATACATTACTTTCCGGATTAGGATTTGAAAGTGGTGGCCTGGCTGGTGCTCATGCTATTCATAATGGGCTTACTGTGCTGGAAGGTGATATTCATGATCTTTCTCATGGCGAAAAAGTGGCTTATGGTACACTTGTCCACCTGATGCTAGAGCTACATCCAAAGGATGAGCTTCTTAAATATCTTGAATTTTATAAGAAGTTGGGTATGCCAACAACCTTAAAGGAAATGCACTTAGATGAGTTTTCCTACGAGGAATTGCTTAAAGTTGGTGAAGCTGCTACACAGGAAGGTGAAACAATGGGTAATCTTTCAGCGGATATCACTGCTGATGATGTGGCCACAGCTATCCTTGCTGTTGATCAGTTGAGTAATTAA
- a CDS encoding enoyl-CoA hydratase/isomerase family protein — MEYKNILLEKEGKVAVITINRPEVRNALNGETVEELLSALKTVEKDQDVGVLIFTGKGEKAFAAGADINQLTKRESMDAFATDSMSDIYRKIENSRLATIAAINGYALGGGFELALSCDIRIASENVKLGLPELNLGVIPGAGGTQRLMRILGKGMALDMMLTGEFLIASEAKQFGLVSKVVAQEELLIAAKEKAERILQKGPLAVQMVKLSVNKGFDVDMDTGLAIETLAQAVLYGTEDKREGTQAFLDKRSAAFSGR, encoded by the coding sequence ATGGAATATAAAAATATTTTACTGGAAAAGGAAGGGAAAGTTGCAGTAATTACGATTAATCGACCGGAAGTAAGAAATGCGCTGAATGGCGAAACAGTAGAAGAATTATTATCCGCTTTAAAAACGGTGGAAAAGGATCAGGATGTTGGTGTCTTGATTTTTACAGGAAAAGGTGAAAAGGCGTTTGCTGCTGGAGCAGATATTAACCAATTGACGAAAAGAGAATCCATGGATGCATTTGCGACGGATAGCATGTCTGATATATACAGAAAAATAGAAAACAGCCGATTGGCGACCATTGCTGCGATTAATGGATATGCGCTAGGGGGCGGATTTGAACTGGCATTATCCTGTGATATTCGGATTGCTTCAGAAAATGTCAAATTAGGGCTCCCGGAATTAAATTTAGGAGTTATTCCCGGAGCAGGGGGAACGCAGAGGCTGATGAGGATCCTTGGAAAAGGAATGGCCCTTGACATGATGTTGACGGGAGAATTTCTAATTGCAAGTGAAGCTAAACAGTTCGGACTTGTATCCAAGGTTGTAGCCCAGGAGGAACTTCTTATTGCTGCCAAGGAAAAAGCAGAACGGATCTTGCAAAAAGGCCCACTCGCAGTTCAAATGGTGAAGCTTTCCGTTAATAAAGGTTTTGATGTGGATATGGATACCGGTCTGGCAATCGAAACCCTCGCACAGGCAGTATTATACGGAACGGAAGATAAAAGGGAAGGGACACAGGCGTTTCTCGATAAAAGATCAGCAGCATTTTCTGGGAGATAG
- a CDS encoding YitT family protein — MNKRNRVIIEYFQVIIGATLVALSYNLFLLPSRLAAGGISGVSTILFELYELSPAYTQFLINIPIFIIGWIAMGKNFSWKTLVGTFWVPFIIWLTTNFPYTVDNPLLGAIYGGIILGTGLGIVYKGNGSTGGTAAIAQIVKKFTGLSSGYSQLIVDGFVVISSIIVFNLELTLFALMCIYITSKTIDFVQLRTSASKLILIITEEEEKIQALIRDRIDRGLTKVRSVGGYSNEDKTMILCVTEQQEAVQLKKILQKEEPSSFVIYINASEIQGRGFSLDKYYGQKL; from the coding sequence ATGAATAAACGCAACAGGGTTATAATCGAATATTTTCAGGTTATCATCGGGGCTACGCTTGTGGCACTTTCCTATAATTTATTTTTACTACCATCAAGACTTGCTGCAGGTGGGATTTCAGGAGTTAGCACTATTTTATTTGAATTATACGAATTGAGTCCTGCCTACACGCAATTTCTCATTAATATTCCTATTTTTATTATCGGTTGGATCGCCATGGGGAAAAATTTCAGCTGGAAGACATTGGTCGGCACGTTTTGGGTGCCGTTTATCATATGGCTGACCACTAACTTCCCGTATACGGTTGATAATCCTCTACTTGGAGCCATTTACGGCGGAATTATTCTGGGTACAGGGCTTGGAATAGTCTATAAGGGGAATGGATCAACAGGCGGTACAGCAGCGATAGCCCAAATCGTGAAAAAATTCACCGGCCTATCAAGTGGTTATTCACAGCTGATCGTAGACGGTTTTGTAGTGATTTCTTCCATTATCGTATTCAATCTGGAGCTAACATTATTTGCGCTCATGTGTATTTATATCACAAGTAAAACAATTGATTTCGTACAATTACGTACATCAGCGTCGAAACTTATTCTGATCATTACAGAGGAAGAAGAAAAAATTCAAGCGCTCATCCGTGACAGGATAGATCGAGGCTTAACAAAAGTACGCTCTGTTGGAGGCTATTCTAACGAAGATAAAACCATGATCCTGTGTGTCACAGAACAACAAGAAGCAGTACAACTTAAAAAAATTCTCCAAAAAGAAGAACCCTCCTCCTTCGTCATTTATATCAATGCATCAGAAATACAAGGAAGAGGATTCTCATTGGATAAATATTATGGTCAGAAATTGTAG
- a CDS encoding aldo/keto reductase, translated as MINNLQDTITLDNGVKMPGFGLGVYKVEDGNVVINSVKAAIKHGYRSIDTASFYDNEIGVGQAIRETGVPREDLFITSKVWNDDQGYERTLKAFETSLEKLNLEYLDLYLIHWPVKGLYKETWKAMEKLYEDGKVRAIGVSNFHVQHLEDLLSDCKVKPVINQVEYHPHLTQTELHEFCKKENIQLEAWSPLKKGRMFDEPAIVDIAEKYDKSPAQVILRWDLQNHVITIPKSVTEHRIIENADIFDFSLTEEEIDRISGLNKNERTGTNPDSFDA; from the coding sequence ATGATCAATAATTTACAGGATACAATCACATTGGATAACGGCGTGAAGATGCCAGGCTTTGGATTAGGTGTTTATAAAGTGGAGGATGGCAATGTCGTCATAAATTCAGTAAAGGCAGCGATCAAACATGGCTATAGGAGTATTGATACAGCTTCGTTTTATGATAATGAAATAGGAGTAGGGCAAGCCATCAGGGAAACCGGTGTGCCAAGAGAGGATTTATTTATTACATCGAAAGTGTGGAATGATGATCAAGGGTATGAGCGTACATTAAAGGCATTTGAGACAAGTCTGGAGAAATTGAATTTGGAATACTTGGATCTGTATTTAATTCATTGGCCGGTGAAAGGGCTTTATAAGGAAACATGGAAAGCAATGGAAAAGTTGTACGAAGACGGGAAAGTTCGTGCGATTGGCGTGAGTAATTTTCATGTGCAGCATTTGGAAGATTTGCTTTCGGATTGTAAGGTGAAGCCAGTCATTAATCAAGTGGAGTATCATCCACACCTTACCCAGACTGAGCTACATGAATTCTGCAAGAAAGAAAACATACAGCTGGAAGCATGGTCTCCGCTTAAAAAAGGAAGAATGTTTGATGAGCCAGCGATCGTGGATATTGCGGAGAAGTACGACAAGTCGCCAGCTCAGGTGATCTTACGATGGGATCTGCAAAATCACGTGATTACCATTCCAAAATCCGTCACCGAACATCGCATCATCGAAAACGCTGATATTTTTGATTTTTCATTAACGGAGGAGGAAATCGATAGAATTAGCGGCTTAAATAAAAATGAAAGAACCGGTACGAATCCGGATAGTTTTGATGCATAA
- a CDS encoding CoxG family protein, with the protein MPSGMHQIELDIPIENVWSFVSDMDNWAPLVPGYMNHEMISDRQSTWTFKGNLGVMEKIVSLKIDITEWQAPTKVTFNLTGVDENFTGDGYFEANDVNGRQTKMTGYLDITAKGMMGPMINPVLKTLVPKKGKQLTEAIGRRMRAMETVAT; encoded by the coding sequence ATGCCGAGCGGAATGCATCAAATAGAACTGGATATTCCCATTGAAAATGTCTGGTCCTTTGTTAGTGATATGGATAATTGGGCGCCCTTAGTGCCCGGTTACATGAATCACGAAATGATAAGCGATAGGCAATCCACCTGGACATTCAAAGGCAATCTCGGAGTTATGGAAAAAATAGTCAGTCTGAAAATAGACATTACCGAGTGGCAAGCACCTACAAAGGTAACCTTTAATTTGACTGGGGTGGATGAAAATTTTACGGGCGATGGCTATTTCGAAGCAAACGACGTAAACGGTAGACAAACTAAAATGACAGGCTACCTCGATATCACCGCCAAAGGCATGATGGGGCCAATGATTAATCCTGTTTTAAAAACGTTAGTTCCGAAAAAAGGAAAACAATTAACAGAAGCGATTGGCAGAAGGATGCGTGCGATGGAAACGGTAGCTACATAA
- a CDS encoding ABC transporter substrate-binding protein, translating to MKKFLSIMLFMSIAFVLVACGNNEDGANANSSDSEAEEITIGYFPNINHVAGMVAEEKDMYSETLPDGTKVNYQYFPDGSAFMTAVETGEIEGGLVGPGPAMNHFTSGAKINIVAAGSTGGTVIMARNDAGIETPEDLAGTTFISPRVGCTHDVQFEAMMKDEYGLTSDRVDGTMKHVTGEPATYHSMFTTGNVDVATVPEPWASVIEEEGSGKVLIDTPEVAYGETLPAAVFVTSQDLAENNPEMVQSIVDGHKKATEFIQDNPEESKTIAIDKIKDITDQELSASAIDNAWERIEFTYEVDEEVLQDFSDSSYDLEFLNEEPNLEGLVDASFIE from the coding sequence ATGAAGAAATTTTTATCAATCATGTTATTTATGTCAATTGCTTTCGTATTAGTAGCATGTGGAAACAACGAGGACGGAGCAAATGCTAATTCAAGTGATAGCGAGGCAGAAGAAATTACGATTGGATACTTCCCGAACATTAACCATGTTGCCGGCATGGTAGCCGAAGAAAAAGATATGTATTCAGAAACATTGCCTGATGGTACAAAAGTAAACTACCAATACTTCCCGGACGGTTCCGCATTTATGACAGCAGTGGAGACCGGTGAAATTGAAGGCGGACTCGTTGGGCCGGGACCAGCCATGAACCACTTTACAAGCGGAGCAAAAATTAATATCGTAGCAGCAGGATCAACAGGTGGTACAGTAATTATGGCTAGAAACGACGCCGGAATCGAAACACCGGAAGATCTGGCAGGCACAACTTTTATCTCGCCGCGTGTTGGTTGTACCCACGACGTTCAATTTGAAGCAATGATGAAGGATGAATACGGTCTTACCTCTGACCGCGTAGACGGAACCATGAAACACGTAACAGGAGAACCAGCTACGTATCACAGCATGTTTACAACAGGAAACGTTGATGTAGCCACAGTACCGGAACCGTGGGCCTCCGTCATTGAAGAAGAAGGTAGCGGCAAAGTGCTTATAGATACACCAGAAGTCGCATACGGGGAAACATTGCCGGCAGCCGTATTTGTAACCTCCCAAGACCTAGCTGAAAATAATCCGGAAATGGTCCAAAGCATTGTAGACGGTCATAAAAAAGCTACAGAATTTATTCAAGATAACCCGGAAGAATCAAAAACAATTGCTATCGACAAAATAAAAGATATCACAGATCAGGAACTTTCCGCATCAGCGATCGACAACGCATGGGAACGTATTGAATTCACCTATGAAGTTGACGAAGAAGTGCTGCAAGATTTTTCAGATTCATCGTATGACCTTGAATTTTTAAATGAGGAGCCTAATTTAGAAGGATTAGTTGATGCTAGTTTTATTGAATAA
- a CDS encoding ABC transporter ATP-binding protein — protein sequence MFLQMNHVGKTFSDQDRKSSFEVFSEIELNISENQFVSILGPSGCGKSTLLSMVAGLENATEGTITLQEKEIKQPGPDRGMVFQQPALFPWLNVRDNVTFPLKGTMSKKEANDKADHFLKMVQLTRFKNNYIYELSGGMQQRVAIARALAMDPKVLLMDEPFGALDEQTRHILHDELMKIWQETQKTILFVTHSIQEAIKLSDRVVVMGTRPGRIIADFTIDIARPRERENPDVIAYEKRIMSLLEIEINKVLKEELSNEVEYSR from the coding sequence TTGTTTCTTCAAATGAATCACGTTGGAAAAACTTTCTCAGATCAAGATAGGAAATCATCCTTTGAGGTTTTTTCCGAGATTGAATTGAATATTTCTGAAAACCAATTCGTCTCTATACTGGGACCTTCCGGATGCGGAAAATCAACCTTACTTTCAATGGTGGCTGGGCTTGAAAATGCCACGGAAGGAACCATTACATTACAAGAAAAAGAGATTAAGCAACCCGGACCTGATCGCGGAATGGTTTTTCAGCAGCCTGCTTTATTTCCATGGCTCAACGTTCGCGACAATGTCACATTTCCGTTAAAAGGAACAATGAGTAAAAAGGAAGCAAACGATAAAGCTGACCACTTTTTAAAAATGGTGCAATTAACCCGATTCAAAAATAACTATATCTATGAACTTTCAGGCGGCATGCAGCAGCGCGTCGCAATCGCCCGGGCACTAGCCATGGATCCGAAAGTTCTATTGATGGATGAACCATTCGGAGCGCTAGATGAACAAACACGTCATATCCTGCATGACGAACTAATGAAAATTTGGCAGGAAACACAAAAGACGATTCTCTTCGTTACACATAGCATACAAGAAGCTATCAAACTATCAGATCGCGTGGTAGTTATGGGCACACGCCCTGGCCGTATCATAGCTGATTTCACCATAGACATAGCCAGACCAAGGGAACGGGAGAATCCTGATGTCATCGCATATGAGAAACGAATCATGAGTTTACTTGAAATTGAAATTAATAAAGTCTTAAAGGAAGAGCTATCAAATGAAGTTGAATATAGTCGTTAA
- a CDS encoding potassium/proton antiporter translates to MLPELLDSNLFILIISIILIFSILGVQFTARVNAPSLIFFIALGMLFGTGGLDIVNFRDPEIAQLIGMMALVIILFDGGIKTNWGTIRPVAVPAISLATLGVVITSFILGVAAKMLFGLSWPESLLMGALVGSTDAAAVFAMLSGKNITNRLEATLEGESGANDPMAVFLTTTLISFVQLENSGFFRTIGQFFWQMGGGFLIGILIGKLASKALYKIKLDSSGLYPLLAFAFAFLAYSSASLLNASGLLAVYVAAILIGNSGLKQRNSILRFNEGFSWIAQIGMFFILGLFVVPSDLFTLTTVINGLILSIVLMFIARPIASFISVIGMKFNLKEKLFISWAGLRGAVPIVLAIFPMLAGLEHSQLYFNVIFFVVLTSTVLQGTTISLAARKLNLVKPGQSNPIQTMDLLSVGKKELEIVEYKIGRDTQLNGKRIQDIGFPKSTNIILIIRDGETISPHGRLIFQEEDELYVLTPDSERETLEELLKE, encoded by the coding sequence ATGTTGCCGGAATTACTAGACTCAAACCTGTTTATTTTAATCATCTCAATAATACTTATCTTTAGCATACTTGGCGTTCAGTTTACTGCAAGAGTCAATGCTCCTTCCCTCATTTTTTTCATTGCTTTAGGGATGCTTTTTGGCACTGGCGGGCTGGACATCGTAAATTTCCGTGACCCAGAAATCGCTCAGCTTATTGGTATGATGGCCCTTGTTATTATTCTGTTTGATGGCGGTATCAAAACCAACTGGGGCACGATACGCCCGGTTGCCGTGCCTGCCATATCCCTGGCGACTTTAGGAGTAGTAATCACCTCTTTTATTCTAGGGGTAGCTGCTAAAATGCTCTTCGGATTAAGCTGGCCGGAATCATTGTTAATGGGGGCACTTGTCGGCTCAACGGACGCGGCAGCTGTTTTTGCTATGCTTTCCGGAAAAAATATAACGAACCGCCTCGAAGCCACACTAGAAGGAGAATCCGGAGCCAATGACCCGATGGCGGTCTTCCTGACTACTACACTCATTTCCTTTGTTCAATTGGAAAATTCCGGCTTTTTCAGGACAATTGGTCAGTTTTTCTGGCAAATGGGTGGCGGTTTCCTAATCGGGATACTGATTGGAAAACTGGCAAGTAAGGCGTTATATAAAATCAAGCTGGACTCAAGCGGCCTATACCCGTTACTTGCCTTTGCCTTCGCATTTCTCGCTTACAGCAGTGCCTCCCTGCTTAACGCCAGCGGCTTACTCGCTGTCTATGTTGCTGCCATCCTTATCGGCAACTCAGGACTAAAGCAGAGAAATTCCATCCTTCGTTTTAATGAAGGATTCAGCTGGATCGCCCAAATCGGGATGTTTTTCATACTCGGACTTTTCGTAGTCCCAAGCGACCTATTTACGCTTACTACAGTAATCAATGGTCTGATACTTTCCATTGTATTAATGTTTATTGCACGACCGATAGCATCATTTATTTCGGTCATAGGTATGAAGTTCAATCTCAAGGAAAAACTTTTTATCTCCTGGGCAGGATTACGCGGAGCAGTTCCGATCGTACTGGCAATTTTCCCAATGCTTGCCGGACTTGAACACAGCCAGCTATACTTTAACGTTATATTCTTTGTTGTTCTTACATCCACTGTTCTGCAGGGTACGACCATCTCGCTGGCAGCCAGGAAATTAAACCTTGTAAAACCCGGACAGTCTAATCCCATTCAAACCATGGATTTGTTATCTGTTGGTAAAAAAGAACTGGAAATCGTGGAATACAAAATCGGCAGGGATACACAGCTAAATGGCAAACGGATCCAAGACATTGGTTTTCCGAAATCAACCAATATCATCTTGATCATCCGGGATGGCGAGACAATTTCTCCACATGGAAGATTGATCTTTCAGGAGGAAGATGAATTGTATGTTTTAACGCCAGACAGTGAGCGCGAAACACTGGAGGAATTGTTGAAAGAATAG
- a CDS encoding SDR family NAD(P)-dependent oxidoreductase, which produces MYSHFNGKNILVTGSAKGIGRGIALALAESGANVAIHYLGSSKEAEQTTRKVKEIGVNTTFVQGDISNFDDVQKMKEALDRDFGKINYIVNNAGWTQVKPFFQYEPDEWQKEIDICLNGVLNLAYVFMPEMIEDSQGKFINIIGDSARTGDRHLIVSGAARNGAVSFMKSLAKEVGRNGIQCNTVSLGMIDQGEFDETMKEKLVKQYPLKKLGSRDDVAGMVLFLLSNNADWVTGQVFSVNGGHSMLG; this is translated from the coding sequence TTGTATAGTCATTTTAACGGAAAAAATATACTAGTTACCGGATCGGCCAAAGGGATTGGTAGAGGGATCGCTCTCGCTCTTGCAGAAAGCGGAGCAAATGTAGCCATTCATTATTTAGGTTCATCAAAAGAAGCGGAACAAACCACAAGAAAAGTGAAAGAGATTGGTGTGAATACTACCTTTGTACAAGGCGACATTTCAAATTTTGATGATGTCCAAAAAATGAAAGAAGCGCTCGACAGGGATTTTGGCAAGATTAATTATATTGTTAACAACGCAGGATGGACACAAGTCAAACCATTCTTTCAATATGAACCAGATGAATGGCAAAAGGAAATTGATATCTGCTTGAATGGTGTATTAAATCTTGCATATGTATTTATGCCTGAAATGATCGAAGACAGTCAGGGGAAGTTTATCAATATTATAGGAGATTCAGCAAGAACTGGGGATAGGCATTTAATAGTTTCTGGGGCTGCACGAAATGGTGCTGTCAGCTTCATGAAATCTCTGGCTAAGGAAGTGGGTAGAAACGGAATTCAATGTAATACGGTCTCCCTTGGAATGATCGACCAGGGAGAGTTTGATGAAACGATGAAGGAAAAATTAGTTAAACAGTATCCATTAAAAAAGCTTGGTTCAAGAGATGATGTCGCAGGAATGGTTCTCTTTTTACTGTCGAATAATGCTGACTGGGTTACTGGTCAAGTCTTTAGTGTGAACGGCGGACATAGTATGTTAGGTTAA
- a CDS encoding iron-sulfur cluster assembly accessory protein, producing the protein MQCKINRNAAKELKKMLDSEEAEGKMIRVYVTINHGDHAHFDLKLDTPTEDDEIVKTDKGIDILLDTKEDFLDGVWIKYFYADNRGFEITNSSKGGHHHH; encoded by the coding sequence ATGCAATGCAAAATTAACCGCAATGCTGCGAAAGAATTGAAGAAGATGCTGGACTCAGAAGAAGCGGAAGGGAAAATGATCCGCGTCTACGTTACCATAAACCATGGGGATCACGCTCATTTTGATTTAAAACTTGATACACCAACCGAAGATGATGAAATTGTAAAAACGGACAAAGGGATTGATATCCTGCTCGATACAAAGGAAGATTTCCTGGATGGTGTTTGGATTAAGTATTTTTATGCGGATAACCGGGGGTTTGAAATCACCAATTCGTCAAAAGGCGGACATCATCATCACTAA
- a CDS encoding ABC transporter permease: MKLNIVVKRILFLVAIIGLWQLIYALNIFEDIIFPSPSQVGMALYEGFADGDFVTALGASFRHLFSGLSLAILLGTILGVILGKSKQADETAGMYLIALQSIPSIVWVPLAIMLFGFSELAVIFVVVLGGTFVMGLNVRSAIQNVPPELVRAARTMGTKGFRLFYRVEVPASIPYFMSGIRLAWAFSWRALMAGELLSNGPGLGYSLSYAQDYARMDQVIAIIIIIGVIGAVVDNLVFSKLENTVMKRWGLAK; the protein is encoded by the coding sequence ATGAAGTTGAATATAGTCGTTAAACGTATCCTTTTTTTAGTAGCAATCATCGGATTATGGCAATTGATTTATGCATTGAATATTTTTGAAGATATTATTTTCCCGTCCCCCTCTCAGGTTGGAATGGCGTTATATGAAGGGTTTGCGGACGGCGATTTTGTTACAGCGCTGGGAGCAAGCTTCAGACATCTATTCAGCGGCTTATCCCTAGCTATCCTGCTTGGAACTATTTTAGGTGTCATCTTAGGTAAATCCAAACAGGCTGACGAAACGGCAGGCATGTATTTAATTGCACTGCAAAGTATCCCAAGCATTGTATGGGTGCCATTAGCTATTATGCTTTTTGGGTTCAGTGAACTTGCCGTTATCTTCGTCGTCGTTTTAGGTGGAACGTTTGTAATGGGGTTAAACGTCAGGTCAGCGATCCAAAATGTTCCGCCAGAACTTGTACGTGCAGCAAGGACAATGGGAACAAAAGGGTTTCGATTATTTTACCGGGTAGAAGTACCGGCAAGTATCCCTTACTTCATGTCAGGTATCCGGCTAGCTTGGGCCTTCAGTTGGCGGGCCTTGATGGCCGGCGAATTACTCAGTAACGGACCAGGTCTCGGCTATTCATTAAGCTATGCACAGGATTATGCCCGTATGGATCAGGTCATTGCCATCATCATTATTATTGGTGTTATTGGTGCAGTTGTTGATAATCTCGTATTTTCTAAATTAGAAAATACAGTAATGAAACGTTGGGGCTTAGCAAAATAA
- a CDS encoding 3-hydroxyacyl-CoA dehydrogenase: MNIENCNAIVTGGSSGLGEATARRLISKGGKVVILDLNEGKGSELTDELGKNALFIKTDVTDESDMLRALDKVDEAFGGFKAFINCAGISSAEKTYGKKGPHQLDSFSKVIQVNLIGSFNAIRLAAERMSANTPNEDQERGIIINTASVTAFDGQIGQVAYSASKGGIVAMTLPIARELSEYGIRVMAIAPGVFETPLLASLPVKARESLEKITPFPSRLGMPSEYAQLVQSIMENPMLNGETIRLDGAARMPPK, from the coding sequence ATGAACATTGAAAATTGCAATGCAATTGTTACAGGAGGAAGCTCTGGACTGGGAGAAGCGACAGCCAGGCGACTTATTTCAAAAGGAGGAAAAGTAGTCATATTGGATTTGAATGAAGGTAAAGGAAGTGAGCTCACTGATGAACTAGGGAAAAATGCTCTTTTCATAAAAACAGATGTAACAGATGAATCAGATATGCTGCGAGCACTCGATAAAGTAGATGAAGCTTTTGGTGGATTTAAAGCTTTTATTAACTGTGCTGGAATTTCCAGCGCAGAAAAGACATATGGAAAAAAAGGCCCACATCAGCTTGACTCTTTCTCTAAGGTAATCCAGGTTAATTTGATCGGTTCGTTCAATGCTATTCGTCTTGCCGCTGAACGAATGAGTGCAAACACTCCTAATGAGGATCAGGAAAGAGGAATCATTATTAATACCGCTTCTGTGACAGCGTTTGACGGGCAAATTGGACAGGTTGCTTACAGTGCTTCAAAAGGAGGAATTGTTGCAATGACGCTACCAATTGCCAGGGAATTATCGGAATATGGAATTCGAGTCATGGCTATTGCTCCTGGAGTGTTTGAAACGCCGCTACTTGCTTCATTACCAGTGAAAGCACGCGAGTCATTAGAAAAAATCACACCATTTCCGTCTAGGTTAGGTATGCCATCCGAATATGCCCAGCTGGTACAGAGTATTATGGAAAACCCGATGTTAAATGGTGAGACGATCCGGCTTGATGGGGCTGCACGGATGCCCCCGAAATAA